A portion of the Actinomycetes bacterium genome contains these proteins:
- a CDS encoding aminodeoxychorismate/anthranilate synthase component II, with amino-acid sequence MKGPRILVVDNYDSFVFNLAQYLSQIGAEVVVERNDKVSAKAVLGYDGVLLSPGPGTPADSGVCRPIIAEYGAQVPILGVCLGHQAIAEVYGAIVDRAPELLHGKTSQVEHDGRGVFQDLPSPFTATRYHSLGVAPETVPADLEVSATTASGVIMGLRHRIHPVAGVQFHPESVLTEHGHQLLANWLVACGDTEAPQRAADLSPVVAAAPTQVAP; translated from the coding sequence GTGAAGGGTCCACGGATTCTCGTTGTCGATAACTATGACTCATTCGTCTTCAACCTGGCGCAGTACTTGTCCCAAATCGGTGCCGAAGTGGTTGTGGAGCGCAACGATAAGGTATCGGCCAAGGCGGTATTGGGCTACGACGGTGTGCTGCTGAGCCCGGGACCGGGAACCCCAGCAGATTCCGGCGTCTGCCGCCCCATCATTGCCGAATACGGTGCGCAAGTACCGATCTTGGGCGTCTGTTTGGGTCATCAGGCCATCGCTGAGGTCTACGGTGCCATCGTTGATCGGGCGCCGGAGCTGCTCCACGGCAAGACGTCACAGGTCGAGCACGACGGTCGAGGAGTGTTCCAAGACTTGCCCTCTCCCTTTACAGCTACCAGGTACCACTCGCTGGGCGTAGCGCCCGAGACCGTGCCCGCCGACCTCGAGGTGAGCGCAACAACTGCTAGCGGCGTCATTATGGGGTTGCGGCATCGCATCCACCCAGTGGCGGGCGTGCAGTTCCATCCGGAATCAGTCCTGACTGAACACGGGCACCAACTACTGGCTAACTGGTTGGTCGCCTGCGGAGACACTGAGGCACCACAGCGAGCTGCTGACCTCAGTCCAGTTGTCGCTGCTGCACCCACCCAGGTTGCTCCCTAG
- a CDS encoding class E sortase produces MSDGSAARRSSPTRRIFSVVGEILVTAGLVLLLFVGWQLYWTDVLAARAQADTRDELLLEWNLAPVDDEIKTDINTTVGQPFGLLYVPALGDRSWDIPIVEGTEHSLLSQGVGHHKDTALPGQVGNFAIAGHRTTYGAPFMDIAELQPGDPVIVETKHGWFVYELNNDKIISPNDGWVLDPVPGKSNATPKQKLLTMYACHPMYSAAQRYVWFGELVAEYPRSGGPPPELTRGND; encoded by the coding sequence ATGAGCGATGGTTCCGCCGCGCGGCGTTCCTCGCCTACCCGGCGAATCTTCTCCGTAGTCGGGGAAATCCTCGTGACCGCCGGTCTAGTTTTACTGCTTTTTGTCGGTTGGCAGTTGTACTGGACCGATGTGCTCGCCGCCCGAGCCCAGGCCGATACCCGCGACGAACTGTTGCTTGAGTGGAACTTGGCGCCAGTTGACGATGAGATCAAAACCGATATCAACACCACCGTCGGTCAGCCATTCGGTCTGCTCTACGTTCCGGCCCTGGGAGACCGGTCCTGGGACATACCAATCGTGGAGGGAACGGAGCATTCGCTGCTTTCCCAGGGAGTGGGTCATCACAAGGACACTGCGCTGCCAGGGCAAGTGGGTAACTTTGCGATCGCCGGACATCGAACCACCTATGGAGCACCGTTCATGGATATTGCGGAACTCCAGCCCGGCGACCCGGTGATCGTAGAAACGAAACATGGTTGGTTCGTCTACGAACTGAACAACGACAAGATCATTAGTCCGAATGATGGTTGGGTCTTGGACCCGGTACCAGGCAAGTCGAACGCGACTCCGAAGCAGAAGTTGCTGACCATGTACGCCTGTCATCCGATGTACTCGGCTGCGCAGCGTTACGTCTGGTTTGGTGAGTTGGTCGCTGAGTATCCGCGTTCAGGTGGTCCCCCGCCCGAACTCACGAGGGGTAATGACTGA
- a CDS encoding cell division protein CrgA — MPESRRRKRAAYTPPPTGKSSEEDEQKKVPVKIGNSRWLAPLMVAMFIIGLAWIVVWYVSPDNALMAPLAGWNVAIGFVFIGIGFVLSTKWE, encoded by the coding sequence GTGCCAGAATCGCGTCGCCGAAAAAGGGCTGCCTACACGCCGCCGCCGACGGGTAAGTCGAGCGAAGAGGACGAGCAGAAGAAGGTTCCGGTCAAAATCGGAAACTCACGCTGGCTAGCACCGCTGATGGTTGCGATGTTCATCATCGGACTTGCCTGGATTGTCGTGTGGTACGTATCGCCGGACAACGCTTTGATGGCGCCATTGGCCGGCTGGAACGTGGCCATCGGTTTCGTTTTCATTGGCATCGGCTTCGTGTTGTCCACAAAATGGGAGTAG
- a CDS encoding EamA family transporter, with protein sequence MRFNTASREGLAILLVVLGVVAFSVNAGVSRIVLDAGVTPAVLSGVRAVGAAGFLALAVLIFRRAHWRIPRHDLTVLVVYGLVGLGALPLFYFEAISRIPIGLALLLEYLAPLWVALWARFIRKQPVNRLLWPAVGLTVLGLGIIAATGLADLDPIGVTAGLGCSVAFATYFILGERLVQRSDPIVVTFWGFTISGLLWTFVGLTGVVGAWWSVSLTADAQLPASLGAVVFPLGGLLLWVILLGTVIPFGAETAAMQFIPATLVSVLATAEPIGAALVAWWLFDQSLTGSQIVGGLVVVLGIVLALLSRPNQHLPAPIE encoded by the coding sequence GTGCGCTTCAACACGGCATCCCGCGAAGGTCTGGCGATACTCCTCGTCGTTTTGGGAGTCGTGGCTTTCTCCGTGAATGCCGGGGTCTCCCGAATCGTGCTCGATGCCGGGGTGACACCTGCCGTTCTCTCTGGCGTACGGGCGGTCGGAGCGGCTGGCTTCTTGGCGTTGGCAGTGCTGATCTTTCGCCGGGCCCACTGGCGGATTCCCCGGCATGACCTGACGGTTCTGGTGGTCTACGGACTCGTGGGTCTGGGAGCACTGCCGCTGTTCTACTTCGAAGCTATCTCCCGGATCCCGATCGGATTGGCGCTCTTGCTGGAGTACCTAGCGCCGCTGTGGGTGGCGCTGTGGGCTCGATTCATCCGCAAGCAGCCGGTGAACCGATTGCTCTGGCCCGCCGTCGGACTCACCGTCCTTGGTTTGGGAATCATCGCAGCCACCGGCTTGGCCGACCTCGATCCGATTGGCGTCACAGCTGGGCTGGGGTGCAGCGTCGCGTTCGCAACATACTTCATCTTGGGTGAGCGCCTGGTGCAGCGCTCCGACCCGATCGTGGTGACCTTTTGGGGCTTCACTATCTCCGGCCTGCTGTGGACCTTCGTGGGTCTCACCGGTGTCGTAGGCGCATGGTGGTCGGTGTCATTGACCGCCGACGCCCAACTACCTGCGTCACTCGGTGCGGTCGTGTTTCCGCTCGGTGGCCTCTTGCTCTGGGTGATCTTACTGGGAACTGTGATCCCCTTCGGCGCCGAAACCGCAGCTATGCAATTCATCCCGGCAACGTTGGTGAGTGTGCTTGCCACCGCCGAGCCCATCGGCGCCGCGCTAGTGGCCTGGTGGCTTTTCGATCAGAGCCTTACCGGCTCGCAAATTGTCGGTGGTCTAGTGGTAGTTCTGGGAATCGTGTTGGCTCTGCTCAGCAGACCCAATCAGCACTTGCCCGCGCCCATCGAGTAG
- a CDS encoding rhomboid family intramembrane serine protease, giving the protein MSAAPVGFQCPECVREGQQQTRQVVTPMGGEPIRDFYVTKVLIGINVGLFIVEMVAGMDAVIRQWGMYPAAVSLGGEWWRLFTAAFLHGSLLHIGFNMLVLWLVGRPLESILGHVRFVVLYLLAALGGSIASYTFSPLNTLSVGASGAIFGLMAALLVAGHSLKADVTQIAVLLAINIGIGFVVAGIDWRAHLGGAAVGAVVAAIMAYAPKDSQVLWQTLGVLAVCGVLVTMMMVRTSAIQSELLDGRGQVLIGSAEQSQHDSQNYH; this is encoded by the coding sequence ATGTCAGCGGCACCGGTCGGCTTTCAGTGCCCGGAGTGCGTCCGTGAGGGACAGCAGCAAACCCGGCAGGTAGTAACTCCAATGGGTGGCGAACCCATCCGGGACTTTTACGTCACTAAGGTCCTGATCGGCATCAATGTTGGTCTGTTCATCGTGGAAATGGTCGCCGGTATGGATGCGGTCATCCGGCAGTGGGGCATGTATCCGGCGGCGGTCTCGTTGGGAGGCGAATGGTGGCGCCTCTTCACTGCGGCTTTCTTGCACGGCAGTTTGCTTCATATTGGCTTCAACATGCTGGTGCTCTGGCTGGTAGGTCGGCCGCTGGAATCAATCCTGGGGCATGTCCGGTTCGTGGTGTTGTACCTGCTAGCGGCGCTTGGCGGCAGCATCGCTTCCTATACCTTCAGCCCGCTTAACACGTTGTCCGTCGGAGCCAGTGGCGCGATATTTGGTCTGATGGCGGCCCTGCTGGTGGCAGGACATTCGCTTAAAGCCGACGTCACGCAGATTGCGGTGCTGTTGGCTATCAACATCGGTATCGGCTTTGTAGTGGCAGGAATCGATTGGCGGGCGCATCTCGGCGGGGCCGCTGTGGGTGCTGTGGTAGCAGCAATTATGGCCTACGCTCCCAAAGACAGTCAGGTGTTGTGGCAGACCCTGGGAGTCCTGGCAGTGTGCGGTGTACTCGTGACGATGATGATGGTGCGCACCAGCGCGATTCAAAGTGAGCTACTCGATGGGCGCGGGCAAGTGCTGATTGGGTCTGCTGAGCAGAGCCAACACGATTCCCAGAACTACCACTAG
- a CDS encoding peptidylprolyl isomerase: MATKTFATLHTSQGDIKVELFPNHAPKTVRNFAGLATGEIEWTHPGTGRTSTDPLYQNVVFHRVIPNFMIQGGDPLGKGTGGPGYQFPDEIHPELAFTRPYLLAMANAGPNTNGSQFFITTAETPWLTGKHTIFGEVVSGQEVVDAIESVPTGAQDRPRQDVVISSISIEQVES; the protein is encoded by the coding sequence GTGGCAACCAAAACCTTCGCAACACTGCACACCTCGCAGGGCGACATCAAAGTGGAACTGTTCCCCAACCACGCGCCCAAGACAGTTCGGAACTTCGCCGGTCTAGCGACCGGGGAAATCGAGTGGACACATCCGGGTACTGGCCGCACCAGTACCGATCCGCTCTATCAGAACGTGGTCTTCCATCGGGTGATTCCTAACTTCATGATCCAAGGTGGCGACCCCCTGGGTAAGGGCACTGGCGGCCCCGGATACCAGTTCCCCGACGAGATTCATCCAGAACTTGCCTTCACTCGGCCGTACTTGTTGGCGATGGCCAACGCAGGCCCCAACACGAATGGGTCGCAGTTCTTCATTACGACCGCCGAGACGCCCTGGCTGACTGGGAAACACACCATTTTCGGCGAAGTGGTGTCCGGGCAGGAAGTGGTTGACGCCATCGAGTCGGTTCCGACGGGCGCACAGGATCGCCCACGCCAGGATGTGGTGATCTCTTCCATCTCGATCGAACAGGTCGAGTCCTGA
- a CDS encoding DLW-39 family protein: MKKLLLLGVVVGAAYLVYRQVMASRAEEDLWSEATNAPDFSATYPPAAEGSDNQAN, encoded by the coding sequence ATGAAGAAACTGCTGTTGCTGGGCGTCGTCGTAGGCGCTGCCTACTTGGTGTACCGGCAGGTAATGGCTTCCCGGGCCGAGGAGGATCTGTGGAGCGAGGCGACTAACGCCCCGGACTTCAGTGCCACCTACCCGCCGGCAGCCGAGGGCTCCGACAACCAGGCCAACTAG
- a CDS encoding DUF3566 domain-containing protein produces MNSPMSAKPTSETSSQQPRVTSSSSPRVATSESSANTPGKPGKAAPRTQSPKSSSRADAPAPKARARHAHLFVTHIDPWSVAKNAFMLTLALGIVYIVAITIIWMMLTVSGTLDQVTSQLTDLAGGGADTLDPASLFSFSRIIGVSFVIALLEVILLTALATLFAFLYNLAVGITGGLQVTLTDDS; encoded by the coding sequence ATGAACTCGCCTATGTCAGCCAAGCCAACGAGTGAAACAAGCAGCCAGCAGCCCCGCGTGACGAGTAGTTCCTCGCCACGGGTGGCCACTAGTGAATCCAGCGCCAATACGCCTGGAAAGCCCGGGAAAGCGGCTCCTCGAACGCAGTCCCCAAAGAGCTCGAGTCGGGCAGATGCGCCTGCCCCCAAAGCGCGCGCTCGACACGCTCACCTTTTTGTCACCCATATCGATCCGTGGTCAGTGGCAAAGAACGCTTTCATGTTGACCTTGGCCTTGGGCATCGTCTACATCGTCGCAATCACCATCATTTGGATGATGCTGACGGTGAGCGGGACCCTAGATCAGGTCACTTCACAGTTGACGGATCTCGCAGGCGGCGGTGCCGACACCCTTGATCCAGCCAGCCTTTTCTCGTTCTCGCGCATCATCGGTGTGAGTTTCGTGATCGCGCTGCTCGAGGTAATCCTGCTCACGGCCTTGGCCACGCTGTTCGCTTTCCTCTACAACCTGGCTGTAGGAATTACTGGTGGCCTGCAGGTCACACTCACGGATGACTCTTGA
- the gyrA gene encoding DNA gyrase subunit A: MKKSYMDYAMSVIVSRALPDVRDGLKPVHRRVIFAMYDGGYRPDRGYSKCARVVGDVMGHYHPHGDSAIYDTLVRLAQPWSLRYPLVDGQGNFGSPGNDPAAAMRYTECRMKPLAMEIVRDIDEETVDFQPNYDGKTEEPLVLPARFPNLLVNGSAGIAVGMATNIPPHNLREVAAGALWALENPEASREELLTALLERVKGPDFPTGGIIVGRRGIDEAYRTGRGSIVTRARVEVEEDSRSRQLLIVTELPYQVNPDNLLLRIAELVREGKLSGIADVRDDSSSRTGMRLVIELKRDAVAQVVLNNLYKHTQLQDSFGANMLALVNGKPRTLALDQFITYWIAHQIEVIQRRSRFRLRKAEERAHILRGYLKALDAIDEVVALIRASATVDAARAGLMELLEIDEVQATAILDMQLRRLAALERQKILDEYEELMTRIADLQDILARPERQRLIVSEELSGVVEKYGDERRTEFAPWEGDMADEDFIAETESVVTITHSGYAKRTALDLYRSQRRGGKGVRGAQLRADDVVQHLFVTSTHNWVLFFTNKGRVYRAKTYQLPEVGRDGKGQHVANLLAFQPDEEIAQVLPLRTYEDQPFLVLATRNGRVKKTRLSEYNSPRTGGIIAINLVDDDEVISAELLGEAQDLLLVSRTGMSVRFTANDQQLRAMGRSTSGVGGIKLRSGDELLAMQVAEDEQYLVTLTDGGYGKRTPVSEWSRKNRNIQGVRAMRLVADRGGLVGALVCQPGDEVLAIADTGTVIRTPVEQIRATGRDTMGVAVMGLANEQSVVAVARAAEQEFDDEELPEADTTSPASPEQGDSAPDGQQPGSLGSAGDQDATTEADQLSKE, encoded by the coding sequence ATGAAGAAGTCCTACATGGACTACGCCATGTCGGTGATTGTGTCTCGTGCGTTGCCCGACGTCCGCGACGGTCTAAAGCCAGTCCATCGCCGAGTGATCTTCGCGATGTACGACGGTGGCTATCGACCTGATCGGGGTTACAGCAAGTGCGCCCGAGTCGTCGGAGACGTGATGGGCCACTATCACCCTCACGGTGACAGTGCGATCTACGACACCTTGGTCCGGTTGGCTCAGCCATGGAGTTTGCGCTACCCCCTAGTTGACGGTCAAGGAAACTTCGGCTCACCAGGTAACGATCCTGCAGCAGCGATGCGCTACACCGAGTGCCGAATGAAGCCACTCGCGATGGAGATCGTGCGTGACATTGACGAAGAAACGGTTGACTTTCAACCCAACTACGACGGTAAGACTGAAGAACCACTGGTCTTGCCAGCGAGATTTCCGAATCTGCTCGTCAACGGCAGCGCCGGCATCGCGGTGGGCATGGCTACCAATATCCCGCCACACAACTTGCGCGAGGTGGCCGCTGGAGCGCTGTGGGCCCTCGAGAACCCTGAGGCGAGCCGTGAGGAACTACTGACCGCACTCCTCGAGCGAGTGAAGGGTCCGGATTTCCCGACCGGGGGAATCATCGTGGGCCGCCGCGGCATCGATGAGGCATATCGAACTGGTCGAGGCTCCATTGTGACTCGCGCTCGGGTTGAGGTCGAAGAAGATTCACGCTCGCGTCAGTTGCTGATCGTCACCGAGCTCCCTTACCAGGTCAACCCTGACAACCTGTTGCTGCGCATCGCCGAACTAGTCCGTGAAGGCAAACTCAGCGGGATTGCTGATGTGCGGGACGACTCCTCCTCCCGCACCGGCATGCGACTAGTCATCGAGTTAAAGCGGGACGCAGTCGCGCAGGTCGTGCTCAACAACCTGTACAAGCACACGCAACTTCAGGACTCGTTTGGTGCCAACATGTTGGCCTTGGTCAACGGCAAACCACGAACTCTCGCGCTCGATCAGTTCATCACCTACTGGATCGCACACCAGATTGAGGTCATTCAACGGCGTTCTCGGTTCCGGCTACGCAAAGCCGAGGAGCGAGCACACATCTTGCGCGGCTACCTCAAGGCGCTCGATGCCATTGACGAGGTGGTTGCCCTGATCCGAGCTTCTGCCACGGTGGACGCGGCTCGCGCTGGCTTAATGGAATTGCTGGAGATCGACGAGGTGCAGGCCACCGCCATCCTCGACATGCAGTTGCGTCGCCTTGCTGCTCTGGAACGGCAGAAGATCCTCGATGAGTACGAGGAGCTGATGACGCGGATAGCTGATTTGCAGGATATCTTGGCTCGGCCGGAGCGACAGCGGCTAATCGTCTCGGAGGAGTTGTCGGGCGTCGTCGAAAAGTACGGTGACGAGCGACGCACCGAGTTCGCCCCTTGGGAAGGCGATATGGCGGATGAAGACTTCATCGCTGAAACCGAGTCTGTGGTGACCATCACCCACAGCGGCTACGCCAAGCGAACTGCTCTCGATCTCTACCGGTCACAACGTCGGGGCGGTAAGGGCGTACGCGGTGCCCAGTTGCGTGCTGACGATGTTGTCCAGCACCTGTTTGTCACTTCGACACACAACTGGGTGCTGTTCTTCACGAACAAAGGTCGCGTCTATCGGGCCAAGACCTATCAACTGCCGGAGGTGGGTCGCGACGGTAAAGGTCAGCACGTCGCTAACTTATTGGCGTTCCAGCCAGATGAGGAGATTGCCCAGGTCCTCCCGCTGCGAACGTATGAAGACCAGCCGTTCCTGGTACTCGCTACCCGCAACGGGCGAGTGAAGAAGACCCGACTCTCGGAGTACAACTCCCCCCGTACGGGTGGAATTATAGCCATCAACCTGGTGGATGATGACGAGGTCATTTCAGCAGAGTTGTTGGGTGAGGCGCAGGATCTGTTGTTGGTCAGTCGTACCGGAATGTCCGTCCGCTTTACCGCCAATGACCAACAACTACGTGCTATGGGGCGATCCACAAGTGGTGTCGGCGGGATTAAACTGCGCTCAGGTGATGAGCTGCTGGCCATGCAGGTCGCGGAGGACGAGCAGTATCTGGTGACGTTGACCGACGGTGGTTACGGTAAACGGACACCGGTTTCGGAATGGAGCCGCAAGAACCGCAATATTCAGGGCGTGCGGGCGATGCGGCTGGTTGCGGATCGTGGCGGTCTAGTTGGGGCGCTGGTATGTCAACCTGGCGATGAAGTGCTAGCCATTGCCGACACCGGTACCGTCATCCGCACCCCGGTGGAGCAGATCCGGGCAACAGGACGAGACACTATGGGTGTGGCGGTGATGGGTTTGGCCAATGAGCAGTCAGTTGTCGCCGTGGCCCGAGCGGCTGAGCAAGAGTTTGACGACGAGGAATTGCCCGAAGCCGACACAACCTCACCGGCATCGCCGGAACAGGGGGATTCCGCACCGGACGGGCAGCAGCCGGGTAGTCTCGGCTCAGCAGGGGATCAAGATGCAACCACCGAAGCCGACCAGTTGAGTAAGGAGTAG